The Methanosarcina barkeri MS DNA window GACTGCCCGGCTTATTCTACTCAAACCGGGATACAGTGTAAATCCTGCGGGAAATGCGTCTTTACTCAGTTGAAAAAAGATGCTGAAAAATATGGGTATAAATTATTCATTGTTACAGGTTCTTCCTACGTAAAAAACATTCTTAAAATGGAAGCTGCCGACGGTGTCCTTATGATCGCCTGTGATTACGAAATTAATAAGGTCATGCGTGCGCTTAAAGGTAAGGGAGTTGTAAGCTACGGTATTCCTATGGAAAAAGACGGCTGCTTCGGGACAGAAGTAAATTATCAGAACGTCCTGGATGTTTTGGAAAATTTTAAGAATTAAGCAATAATAAGATTTTTTTCCTTTTGGAATTAGTATACGGCTAACGAGATCAGAGTACAGGTACGAGCAAGCCTATTGTTTTCAATCGAGAGAAACAGTTTGACTCTAATTACAAGCCTATTGTTTTCAATCGAAAGAAACAGTTTGACTCTAATTACAAGCCTATTGTTTTCAATCGAGAGAAACAGCTTGACTCTTATTCTTTTGACCTGATTATGTTTCCAAACACAACCAGCTTTTAAAGGTTAGCCTCAAATAAAGCATTGTAGATCTGATCAGCAACTAATTTTATACGGCTGGATTCCTTACTAATTTATTTAGTAATATTTTTGTAAGATTAATGACAATTATAGCCAAAATTCTATTTTTATAATGATTTCTATGAAAAAATATGATGTTATTATTATCGGAGCAGGTCCTGCAGGATCCTATGCAGCATATATGTTAGCGAAGTCTAAAATCAAAGTGCTTGTTATTGATAAATACTCTTTCCCACGCTACAAACCCTGTGCAGGAGGTTTAACTGCAAAAGCGTTTAATTCTTTTGATTTTCCGATTTCCAAAGAGGTAAAATACAGTACAAATACTGTTGTAACTTCATACAAAAACCAGATCTTTCACAATATTTCAGGTAATAAAATACTTGTTAAAATGGTTGAAAGAAAAGAATTCGATGACTTCCTTATTAAAAAGGCCATTGATTCGGGAGCAACGTTTCTTGATGGAATGAAAGTAACTGAAGTTACCTGGGAGAATGCAGAGTTTTGTATCAAAACAGATTCGGAGTTTTTCCGATGTAATTATTTGATAGGGGCTGACGGTACTAATAGTATTGTTAATAGAACATTTAACATTGTTGAAAGAGATCTTTATGGTTTTGCGGTGGAAATTAACTGCCCCGTAAGCAAGAATAATATTGGAAAATTTAATATGACTTTCGATTTCGGGACAGTTCCAAATGGTTATCTGTGGATTTTCCCTAAGGATGAATACGTTTGTGTTGGAGCCTATACAACAAATAAAAAAATGAAAAATATCCAGAAATATCTTATTGATTATATTGAAAAACTTGGACTTGTTCCTGAATCAGAAAATTTTAAAGGACATGTTATTCCTCATTATGGAATAAACTATAAGCAACCCGATTTTCCATGTATCCTGGTTGGAGATGCTGCAGGCTTTGGAGAGTACTGGACTGGGGAAGGTATTTATTATGCGGTAAAAAGTGGTACAATTGCTGCTGAGGTGATTTCTTCAAGTATAAAATCGGGAATTTTTGATCATCAAGCACTACAAAGAAGATATCAAAAAGAAATTATTCAAGGCTTGAAGTTAGCATATTACATAGGGAAATTTTTTTATGGTCATCTCCCTCTCTCATTTAATCTTGTGATGTCTTATTTACCTGTAAGTATTATGTACGAATCTGCTTCCAGAGGACTTACGTTTGATCAAGCTTTTTCGAAACTCCCTGTTGTATTGTCAAGTTTAATACAGAATAAATCCCATATTTCTAATAACAAGTATCACAGATAAGTTTAAAACGAGCCTATCCCAAAATGCAAAATTGCTTCTCTGAATATCATATTTTGGATTATCAATAAGAGCTGTTATGATCCTGAGAAATAATTCTGAAACTCTTACTGATGTGGGACTAAAATTGGTTTTAGGATGAGCTCAACGACAAAACATTTAAAACAATGAAGCTGCCACATCAAATAAGAATAATGATTTTACAAGAATAATGATTTTACAAGAATAATGATTTTACAAGAATAATGATTTTACAAGAATAATGATTTTACAAGAATAATGATTTTACAAGAATAATGATTTTTACTGATTACTCTTTAGAGGAATAAGCACAGAGTTGTTCTCAGATATAAGTTTCATAACTTATTATTTTAGAAATTTTCATATTTAATTTATATTTCTTGAATTAATTATGCATATCTATTAATATTTTCGAAACCTCTTTGTTTTGGTTAATGGCGAGCAACAAAAAACAATCGATGACGAGTTTTCTATTCTATTAACTTTATATAGGAAAATGCAAATTATAAAATCAATTTTTATTGAATGAGCTTATTCCAAAACCAGCTTTATACTCAAAATTGATAGAAGTTTCAGAACAATTCTCTGTGATCAAACCGTGATCAGAAACTCATTGATTAGTCTTAATTCCAGATTTGGAGAAGCAGTTTTGAGTTATGGGATAGACCCAATAATTAATATTGAATCTCGTATAATGGCAAAGATTACGAGATAATAGCCTGTTACGTAATAAAATAATTTGCGTGACAGAGTAATTAGTCTTCTGGTGCGTTTCATGTATGATATAATCATTATTGGTGGTGGTCCTTCCGGAGCTTCGGCCGGAAGAAAAGCAGGAAAACTTGGCATGAAAACACTGCTTCTTGAAAAAGAAGAATTTCCCAGATACAAACCCTGTGCAGGCGGACTCTCAGATCATGCGAGATCCTATCTCGATTTTGAACTTCCTGAGAATATTATTGAGTGGGAAGTTACAGGGGCAAAGATCATTTTCAAGGATCAGTTGATTGAAGCACACAAAAATCACCGGGTAGCTGCACTAGTCTCAAGAAATAAATT harbors:
- a CDS encoding geranylgeranyl reductase family protein; this translates as MKKYDVIIIGAGPAGSYAAYMLAKSKIKVLVIDKYSFPRYKPCAGGLTAKAFNSFDFPISKEVKYSTNTVVTSYKNQIFHNISGNKILVKMVERKEFDDFLIKKAIDSGATFLDGMKVTEVTWENAEFCIKTDSEFFRCNYLIGADGTNSIVNRTFNIVERDLYGFAVEINCPVSKNNIGKFNMTFDFGTVPNGYLWIFPKDEYVCVGAYTTNKKMKNIQKYLIDYIEKLGLVPESENFKGHVIPHYGINYKQPDFPCILVGDAAGFGEYWTGEGIYYAVKSGTIAAEVISSSIKSGIFDHQALQRRYQKEIIQGLKLAYYIGKFFYGHLPLSFNLVMSYLPVSIMYESASRGLTFDQAFSKLPVVLSSLIQNKSHISNNKYHR
- a CDS encoding DUF116 domain-containing protein, translating into MYNIIGEALFIFIVLSLILSGIALVVSKRSLTGNVYLAGFFANILDYFYLPLRHLFLKFSDTRILDKWMASLKNRAYKSDFAKTKNRILLAPHCMRSLDCPAYSTQTGIQCKSCGKCVFTQLKKDAEKYGYKLFIVTGSSYVKNILKMEAADGVLMIACDYEINKVMRALKGKGVVSYGIPMEKDGCFGTEVNYQNVLDVLENFKN